In Candidatus Poribacteria bacterium, a single window of DNA contains:
- the secD gene encoding protein translocase subunit SecD: MYRFSIWKIVLIVGVLLFSVLYLIPTPDRFYNPLYGNLPLWMQEKLPLFEVTEDNALKVNLADVEYPEGVNFQDATFELQDVFRVHLTKLELQETLDYEFDTTEAREFYVRLISEKARQNPRATLDNLNLYGSLPTVLRRLIPDNRLKLGLDLKGGVHLVLEVDLETSKTELLREHIISIPERLRTEDVLCREVKQIDGQDALDVFVGIPSRLRSDSGEKAEYLEKAQRLLNEIEFFEDAQVSAESEMQSTYQLTLSDRGIQRYSEQAIEQVLIVLRNRVDAFGVSEPSIRREANRPRIIVELPGAKDSSKPLQIVKTMGRLEFKLVEKAPTGGNFWSGTSDTPIPDNIPEGTEIRYHYETGNWYVLQSPVLLSGDRITDAGPSTGRTSFDIVVSMSFDSIGRRKFAQVTGDHVGEHLAILLDEKVQSAPVIQDQIVGNAIIQGNFTYEEASYLSNILKAGAFPVGVQIAEERTVGPTLGQESIEDGILAALIGLGGVLVFMLIYYRLSGIVAIIALVFNMLIILGALAGFGAALTLPGIAGLVLTIGMAVDANVLIFERIREELRTGKTVWSAIENGYQRAFITILDANLTTFFTALVLYHFGTGPIKGFAITLGIGILASMFTAIVVTREIYGFTIGNRDVQKLSI; the protein is encoded by the coding sequence ATGTACAGATTTAGTATCTGGAAAATTGTTTTAATCGTCGGGGTTTTGCTGTTTTCTGTGCTATACCTCATCCCAACCCCGGATCGCTTTTACAATCCATTGTATGGAAACCTACCGCTTTGGATGCAGGAAAAACTCCCACTCTTTGAAGTAACCGAAGACAACGCTTTGAAGGTGAACCTTGCAGATGTCGAATACCCCGAAGGAGTTAACTTCCAGGATGCAACCTTTGAACTTCAAGATGTCTTCCGAGTCCATTTAACGAAACTTGAACTTCAAGAGACGCTTGATTACGAATTTGATACCACTGAAGCACGCGAATTTTATGTCCGGCTGATCTCAGAGAAAGCGCGTCAGAACCCACGCGCAACACTCGACAATTTGAACCTATATGGCAGCCTCCCCACAGTCCTCCGGCGGCTTATACCCGATAACCGATTGAAATTAGGGTTGGACCTCAAAGGTGGTGTTCATCTCGTTCTTGAGGTAGACTTAGAAACATCCAAAACAGAGTTACTCCGCGAACATATCATCTCGATCCCCGAACGGCTTCGCACTGAGGACGTTTTGTGTCGAGAAGTTAAACAGATAGATGGGCAAGATGCGTTGGACGTATTTGTCGGCATCCCTTCGAGACTCCGGTCAGATTCGGGTGAAAAGGCGGAGTATCTGGAGAAAGCCCAACGTCTCCTCAACGAGATCGAATTTTTTGAAGATGCCCAAGTTAGTGCCGAATCGGAGATGCAGTCCACATACCAGTTGACACTCAGTGATCGCGGCATTCAGAGGTATAGCGAGCAGGCGATTGAACAGGTGCTGATTGTCTTGCGAAACCGCGTTGACGCATTCGGCGTTTCTGAACCCTCTATCCGACGAGAGGCAAATCGTCCCAGAATTATTGTTGAATTGCCCGGTGCCAAGGATTCCTCAAAGCCGCTACAAATCGTTAAGACGATGGGGAGGCTTGAGTTTAAACTTGTTGAGAAGGCCCCTACCGGTGGAAATTTCTGGAGCGGGACTTCCGATACACCTATACCGGATAATATTCCTGAAGGTACTGAAATCCGTTATCACTATGAGACCGGCAACTGGTATGTGTTACAAAGTCCTGTTCTGTTGAGCGGTGACCGTATTACCGATGCTGGGCCCTCTACAGGTAGAACCAGTTTTGATATCGTCGTTTCGATGAGCTTTGATAGCATTGGCAGACGCAAGTTTGCACAAGTTACGGGGGATCATGTCGGTGAACACTTAGCGATTCTCCTTGATGAAAAAGTCCAGTCTGCTCCTGTCATCCAGGACCAAATTGTCGGAAACGCTATTATTCAGGGGAACTTCACGTATGAGGAAGCGAGTTACCTTTCTAATATTCTGAAAGCCGGTGCTTTTCCGGTAGGGGTCCAGATCGCTGAGGAGCGCACTGTCGGTCCGACCCTCGGTCAAGAATCCATTGAAGACGGTATTCTCGCTGCGCTCATCGGTTTGGGCGGCGTTCTGGTTTTCATGTTGATTTACTACCGTTTATCTGGAATAGTTGCCATTATCGCGCTCGTTTTTAATATGCTCATCATTCTCGGTGCGTTGGCGGGTTTCGGTGCAGCGTTGACGCTTCCGGGTATCGCCGGGCTTGTGCTGACGATTGGCATGGCTGTTGACGCGAATGTGCTAATTTTTGAGCGTATTCGCGAGGAGTTGCGAACCGGTAAAACTGTCTGGTCGGCTATCGAGAACGGCTATCAACGGGCGTTTATAACGATTTTAGATGCCAACCTTACCACATTCTTTACGGCACTTGTCCTTTATCATTTCGGGACAGGTCCGATTAAAGGGTTTGCAATAACGCTGGGTATTGGTATCCTCGCGAGTATGTTCACAGCGATTGTCGTCACGCGCGAGATATACGGCTTCACAATCGGAAATAGGGACGTGCAAAAACTTAGCATTTAA
- a CDS encoding adenine phosphoribosyltransferase → MHDFSRFIREVPDFPKPDILFKDITPLIGNANAFHRVLDEFALRYKSETIDVVAGTEARGFIFGTALAYRFGAGFVPIRKKGKLPHDTHEATYSLEYGSDTLEIHRDAFPEHSKILLCDDLLATGGTLAASVELIEKLEGHIVGIAVLIELLELKGREKLPDYNIFSLIKY, encoded by the coding sequence ATGCACGATTTTTCGAGATTTATTCGAGAAGTACCCGATTTTCCGAAACCGGACATTCTCTTCAAAGACATCACCCCACTTATAGGAAATGCAAATGCATTTCATAGGGTGCTTGATGAGTTCGCACTCCGTTATAAATCTGAGACCATTGATGTTGTTGCTGGAACTGAGGCGCGTGGTTTCATTTTCGGTACCGCACTCGCCTATCGATTCGGTGCCGGTTTTGTCCCTATCCGAAAGAAAGGCAAATTGCCTCACGATACGCACGAAGCCACTTATAGTCTTGAGTACGGGAGTGATACGCTTGAAATTCATCGCGACGCGTTTCCGGAACACAGCAAGATTCTGTTATGTGATGATCTCTTAGCAACTGGAGGGACACTTGCTGCATCAGTTGAACTCATTGAAAAACTGGAAGGACACATCGTTGGTATTGCTGTCTTAATTGAGTTACTGGAACTCAAAGGGAGGGAGAAGCTTCCGGACTACAATATTTTTTCGCTCATTAAGTATTAG
- a CDS encoding alcohol dehydrogenase catalytic domain-containing protein: protein MKAAILESLDNLSVQEVPEPEIDDDAALMRIEAVSICGSDVRILHHGNPRVKPPTIIGHENSGVIVKTGKNVTRVKEGDRVSIGADVPCGQCHWCRDGLGNNCDINYAIGYQIPGAFAQYMKLPRLVLEEGPVTPFDATLSFDEAALAEPLACAINGLELVNMSLGKTVVIIGLGPIGCMMIDLARIMGATKVIGVQRSKLRMEIAKFYEADAYIASEEEDVIERCKEETGGEGPDIVVTTCASVEAHEQAVEMVAHRGYVNLFGGLPKTMRPMSVLSNVIHYKECFVTGSHGCVPRHHELAVRLLEKGLVRVKPLITHHFSLVEIGEAFEAMESRQGMKIMIHPHQEEKST from the coding sequence ATGAAAGCGGCTATACTTGAAAGTCTTGACAATCTAAGCGTGCAAGAAGTACCTGAACCCGAAATTGACGATGATGCCGCTTTAATGCGCATTGAAGCCGTCAGTATATGTGGCTCTGATGTCCGTATTCTCCATCACGGTAACCCAAGAGTCAAACCCCCCACCATTATTGGGCATGAAAATTCCGGTGTCATCGTTAAAACAGGCAAAAATGTAACGCGCGTCAAGGAGGGGGATCGAGTGTCGATCGGTGCGGATGTCCCTTGCGGGCAGTGTCATTGGTGTCGAGATGGACTCGGAAACAACTGCGACATCAATTACGCCATCGGCTATCAAATTCCGGGTGCTTTCGCGCAATATATGAAACTGCCTCGCCTCGTTTTGGAGGAGGGGCCGGTTACGCCATTTGATGCAACACTCAGTTTTGATGAAGCTGCCCTCGCCGAGCCTCTCGCTTGTGCTATCAATGGTCTTGAACTCGTCAATATGTCCCTCGGAAAAACTGTCGTCATCATCGGGCTTGGACCAATTGGATGTATGATGATTGACCTCGCACGGATTATGGGGGCAACGAAAGTTATCGGTGTCCAACGCAGCAAACTCCGGATGGAGATCGCAAAGTTCTATGAGGCGGATGCTTACATCGCCTCCGAAGAGGAAGACGTGATTGAAAGGTGCAAAGAAGAAACCGGAGGCGAAGGACCCGATATCGTCGTTACCACATGTGCGTCCGTTGAAGCACATGAGCAAGCCGTTGAAATGGTAGCACATCGGGGGTATGTCAACTTGTTTGGTGGATTACCGAAGACCATGCGTCCTATGAGTGTTCTCTCCAATGTTATCCACTATAAAGAATGTTTCGTCACAGGTTCACACGGGTGTGTGCCACGACACCATGAATTGGCAGTCCGGCTCCTTGAGAAGGGGTTGGTGCGTGTGAAACCCCTTATTACACATCATTTTTCGCTTGTTGAGATCGGCGAAGCGTTTGAGGCAATGGAATCCCGACAAGGGATGAAAATTATGATTCATCCACATCAGGAGGAGAAAAGCACGTAA
- a CDS encoding galactitol-1-phosphate 5-dehydrogenase: MEALVLHSVGDLRLEQIPVPHLSEGEVRVRIGFCGVCGSDIPRIFVNGTYSFPTVCGHEFAGIVDACGPGVEGFAPGDAVAVFPLLWCGTCPACEQGQYVQCHDYDYLGSRSDGAFAEYVVAPAANLIPVPQGVTLEEASMTEPAAVALHALRRAQTSPVGKTVAIFGAGPIGLMAAQWARIMGAAEVLLFDIVAEKLELARHLGFDNLFNSATEEPIEVINAQTADKGAHVCIEAAGVPATYRNALGSVGRGGSVVLLGNPAADVTLPAALISQVMRREVSIFGTWNSDYSATGNDDDWRTVLQAMAAGVLTLMPLITHKVPLADSPDMLHKMRDKTEFYAKVLIHPSEKW, translated from the coding sequence ATGGAAGCACTTGTCCTTCATAGCGTTGGAGATTTACGATTGGAACAGATTCCAGTACCGCATCTCTCTGAGGGAGAGGTCCGCGTCCGAATCGGGTTCTGTGGTGTCTGCGGTTCTGATATTCCGAGGATTTTTGTCAACGGCACTTATAGTTTTCCAACGGTTTGTGGGCACGAATTTGCTGGTATTGTTGATGCGTGCGGTCCTGGCGTTGAGGGTTTTGCACCGGGTGATGCCGTCGCTGTTTTCCCGCTACTCTGGTGTGGCACCTGTCCGGCGTGTGAACAGGGACAATATGTTCAATGCCACGATTATGACTATCTCGGCTCGCGAAGCGACGGTGCCTTCGCGGAATATGTCGTCGCACCGGCGGCAAACTTGATACCTGTCCCGCAAGGCGTGACACTGGAAGAGGCATCGATGACTGAGCCTGCTGCGGTCGCCCTGCACGCGCTCCGTCGAGCACAAACGTCGCCTGTTGGAAAGACTGTTGCTATCTTCGGTGCCGGACCGATCGGATTGATGGCAGCCCAGTGGGCAAGAATAATGGGCGCGGCAGAGGTTTTGCTCTTCGATATTGTTGCAGAAAAATTGGAATTGGCGAGACACCTCGGCTTTGATAACCTTTTTAATAGCGCGACTGAGGAACCGATTGAAGTTATAAATGCGCAGACTGCTGATAAAGGCGCGCATGTCTGTATTGAGGCGGCCGGGGTGCCTGCTACCTATCGCAATGCCCTCGGCAGTGTTGGACGCGGCGGAAGTGTTGTTTTGCTCGGCAATCCTGCTGCGGATGTGACGCTACCCGCTGCGCTTATATCGCAAGTAATGCGGCGGGAGGTATCCATCTTCGGAACGTGGAATTCCGATTATAGTGCAACGGGCAACGACGATGATTGGCGGACTGTGCTTCAAGCGATGGCAGCGGGTGTACTAACACTTATGCCGCTGATAACGCATAAAGTTCCACTGGCAGATAGTCCTGACATGTTACATAAGATGCGAGACAAAACCGAATTTTACGCAAAAGTTTTAATTCATCCATCGGAGAAATGGTAG
- the rpe gene encoding ribulose-phosphate 3-epimerase, whose amino-acid sequence MSVVNAVSLEPYVHIAPSVMCADLCNLETDIRELEAAGINMLHFDLMDAHFVPNMPIGLALIQQLRSKTDCTFDIHLMVENNDFFVDAVAEVGVQQVAVHVESATHLDRTLSLIQAHGIKAGAALNPATPLSVLHYVLERLDFVLIMTVNPGFAGQKVVPATLQKIAECRTFLDKRGISLPIEVDGNVSFENIPKMVSAGADILVGGTSSVFQKSGSRAENVQRTQQAITLGLAKRKTNSY is encoded by the coding sequence TTGTCTGTTGTAAATGCGGTGTCTTTAGAGCCGTACGTCCATATCGCGCCATCGGTGATGTGCGCGGATTTATGCAACTTAGAAACCGATATTCGGGAATTAGAAGCCGCTGGCATTAATATGCTCCATTTTGATTTGATGGACGCGCATTTCGTTCCGAATATGCCGATTGGGCTTGCACTTATCCAGCAATTGCGCTCAAAGACGGACTGCACTTTTGACATTCACCTCATGGTGGAAAATAACGATTTCTTTGTTGACGCAGTCGCAGAGGTTGGGGTTCAGCAGGTGGCGGTTCATGTTGAATCGGCGACACATCTTGATAGAACGTTATCTCTTATTCAAGCACACGGCATTAAAGCAGGGGCGGCACTCAATCCAGCAACACCTCTTTCTGTGTTACATTATGTCTTGGAGCGGCTTGATTTTGTGCTCATTATGACGGTGAATCCCGGATTTGCAGGACAGAAAGTCGTGCCAGCGACCCTCCAGAAAATTGCGGAGTGTCGTACTTTTTTGGACAAACGCGGTATTAGCCTACCCATTGAAGTTGATGGTAACGTGAGTTTTGAAAATATCCCGAAGATGGTATCCGCTGGGGCGGATATTTTAGTCGGTGGCACGAGTAGCGTTTTCCAAAAATCCGGTTCACGCGCTGAGAATGTCCAACGGACGCAGCAGGCTATTACACTCGGACTCGCAAAGAGAAAAACCAATAGTTATTAG
- a CDS encoding Gfo/Idh/MocA family oxidoreductase has product MSKYRSAIIGCGGRAYGHANAYQQISRGELVACANRSDVARREKFAETFGITGYADAEQMLRTEQPDVVHLVTMPDQWRELMPMVSELGVPACIVEKPVACGVEDWRLLCELEKRTTTKFGVGKQYRWHPGLISCQKIVQSGELGNIHLLDFSCGMNLSAQGTHIIDWAMSLNNDSPIVRVFGTVSGVASLDSTYPAPDASSCQVLFENGVYGFWNTGFTSPRIIDDEAIYKHCRVAAYSENGHVLFEEFGGWEIFSKQKIENHQTTPDEWRENNDLAQARLTEAMFDWIEDDDRPVGTNLKLALHQFNAILGIYASTISCKPIDIPFDPPIDLDSQLREVLSRSNRAHHPKI; this is encoded by the coding sequence ATGTCGAAATATCGGAGTGCGATCATTGGCTGTGGCGGTAGAGCCTACGGTCACGCGAATGCCTATCAACAGATTTCGCGAGGTGAATTGGTCGCGTGCGCAAACCGATCCGATGTCGCCCGACGCGAAAAATTCGCCGAGACCTTCGGTATCACCGGCTATGCGGATGCCGAACAGATGCTCCGCACGGAGCAACCTGATGTGGTTCATCTCGTTACGATGCCCGATCAGTGGCGCGAACTCATGCCGATGGTATCGGAACTTGGCGTACCGGCGTGCATTGTTGAAAAACCGGTCGCCTGTGGTGTTGAAGATTGGCGTTTGTTGTGCGAATTGGAAAAGCGAACGACTACGAAATTTGGCGTAGGAAAACAATACCGCTGGCACCCCGGACTTATCAGTTGCCAAAAGATAGTGCAGAGTGGTGAATTAGGAAACATTCACCTTTTAGATTTTTCGTGTGGGATGAACCTCTCCGCCCAAGGTACGCACATCATCGATTGGGCGATGTCTCTGAATAACGATTCGCCAATCGTCAGAGTCTTTGGAACTGTGAGTGGTGTTGCGTCGCTTGACAGTACCTATCCAGCCCCGGATGCGTCTTCGTGCCAGGTCCTGTTTGAAAATGGTGTCTATGGGTTCTGGAACACCGGTTTTACGTCTCCTCGCATCATAGACGACGAAGCTATCTACAAACACTGTCGTGTTGCCGCATACAGCGAAAATGGTCATGTTCTCTTTGAGGAATTCGGTGGGTGGGAAATCTTTTCCAAACAAAAAATAGAAAACCATCAAACGACTCCTGATGAATGGCGTGAAAACAACGACCTCGCGCAAGCGCGTCTGACAGAAGCCATGTTCGACTGGATTGAGGACGATGACCGTCCAGTTGGGACAAATCTGAAACTGGCGTTGCATCAGTTCAACGCGATTTTGGGTATCTATGCGAGTACGATCTCTTGCAAACCGATTGATATCCCTTTTGATCCTCCCATAGACCTTGATTCACAACTTCGCGAAGTTTTGTCGCGTTCTAACCGCGCACACCATCCAAAAATTTGA
- a CDS encoding LamG domain-containing protein translates to MKRLTVLMLLVSIFFCFGVAGELQNTNAEAIGVWLFDKGNGNKVKDASGNGHDGEIIGEVAWVDGKFEKALEFDGGHVRVPHEDVMNLRQWTMTAWIKVPKIVDPYQVIVGKETWPNRNYTMWIRPGVMTFGFTLPGGAQDLQVGSKEVTDNQWHFVAGVYDEKNLIPYVDGEQFNPRGAAGKPATSGAPLIIGAQGPNGRNGPLKGIIDEVAVYNTALDEDEITEVMEGLTKQFQAVEAAGKLAITWGYIKESGE, encoded by the coding sequence ATGAAAAGGCTAACTGTTTTGATGCTCCTCGTGAGCATTTTTTTCTGTTTTGGCGTTGCTGGCGAACTTCAAAACACAAATGCCGAAGCGATCGGCGTATGGCTCTTTGATAAAGGCAATGGCAACAAGGTTAAAGATGCGTCAGGTAATGGACACGACGGCGAAATTATCGGCGAAGTAGCATGGGTTGATGGAAAATTTGAGAAGGCACTCGAATTTGACGGTGGACATGTCCGTGTGCCACATGAAGATGTCATGAACCTCAGACAGTGGACGATGACGGCGTGGATAAAAGTGCCCAAGATTGTTGACCCATACCAAGTGATCGTCGGCAAAGAGACGTGGCCAAACCGAAATTATACGATGTGGATCCGTCCAGGTGTGATGACATTTGGATTCACACTCCCCGGCGGGGCACAAGATTTGCAAGTAGGTAGCAAAGAGGTAACGGACAATCAATGGCACTTTGTCGCAGGTGTATATGACGAGAAGAACCTCATCCCCTACGTCGATGGTGAACAATTCAATCCACGAGGTGCCGCTGGAAAGCCTGCAACGAGTGGCGCGCCTTTGATCATCGGCGCGCAAGGACCCAACGGAAGAAACGGCCCCTTGAAAGGTATCATTGATGAGGTCGCCGTTTATAACACGGCGTTAGATGAAGACGAAATCACCGAGGTAATGGAAGGACTCACAAAGCAATTTCAGGCAGTGGAAGCGGCAGGCAAATTAGCCATAACATGGGGATATATTAAAGAAAGTGGCGAATAG
- a CDS encoding AAA-like domain-containing protein — protein MRTFGTQGPVNPHDNYIVTRSTETADFIARVKSGKYIVIFAPRQTGKTTFFQRALDTLTTQEQHYFPIQLNFEEAEDDTAIDFYRGLYEDILEQIENVFEQRCEVPSVQLADFLENNNGITDHRSMRRFFRQFAKLLSRDTRNPTQPPSLTQRVVLLIDEFDGIPRNVLKGFLHSLRHIYVAGKPRSPHSVGIVGVKNIRQLNYDTSVSPFNIQDEFVVPNFTLEQVSELLAQYTDEVGQPFAPEVIQMLHKETAGQPFLVNRAAQILTEELDIPKTEIITRHHFTVAHKSLLLEKNTNIEHLTTNIRKSRQFERLLMRIMTYEEGIRFNPHDDIISELTTYGVIQNGADGRCQIVNPIYLHHIMQAFTPTVNGLERDYFAENTTGEFQNYLTPKGHLEIARLLDNFRDFITRVGFKILQVPETPREYVGRHLLLTYLDSFVKAVGGVMSFEVPTGAGKMDLCITHNQRKYIVETKIWRGDVRYQIGKQQLAVYLKSEGVTEGYYVVFDHRQKPEPRVETETMAGVSIRSYIIPVIQTAPSNAN, from the coding sequence ATGAGAACTTTCGGAACACAAGGGCCTGTCAATCCTCACGATAACTACATCGTCACGCGTTCTACGGAAACCGCTGATTTCATCGCACGCGTCAAAAGTGGAAAATACATCGTCATCTTCGCGCCCCGACAGACCGGAAAAACGACATTTTTTCAACGCGCGTTGGATACCCTTACAACCCAAGAACAACACTATTTTCCTATTCAACTTAATTTTGAAGAGGCTGAAGACGATACTGCCATCGATTTTTACAGAGGTCTCTACGAAGATATCCTTGAACAGATAGAGAATGTTTTTGAGCAACGCTGCGAGGTGCCTTCTGTGCAATTAGCAGACTTTTTGGAGAATAACAACGGCATTACCGATCACCGTTCCATGCGCAGGTTCTTTCGACAGTTTGCAAAACTTCTGTCGCGCGATACACGGAACCCAACACAACCACCGTCCCTGACCCAGCGGGTAGTGCTTCTCATTGATGAATTTGATGGCATTCCGCGTAATGTGCTTAAAGGGTTTCTTCACTCGCTGCGCCACATTTACGTTGCCGGTAAGCCGCGCAGCCCTCACAGCGTCGGCATCGTCGGCGTTAAGAATATCAGGCAACTCAACTATGATACCTCCGTTTCTCCATTCAATATCCAAGACGAGTTCGTCGTGCCAAACTTTACTCTCGAACAGGTCAGTGAACTCCTTGCCCAATACACGGATGAAGTCGGACAACCCTTCGCTCCAGAGGTCATCCAGATGCTCCACAAAGAAACTGCTGGACAACCTTTCCTTGTCAACCGCGCAGCACAAATTCTTACTGAAGAGCTAGACATTCCAAAAACTGAGATTATCACGAGGCATCACTTCACAGTAGCACATAAGAGCCTTCTTCTCGAAAAGAACACCAACATTGAGCACCTAACGACCAATATCCGAAAAAGTCGGCAGTTTGAAAGGCTCCTGATGAGAATCATGACTTATGAAGAAGGCATTCGCTTCAATCCGCACGACGACATTATCAGTGAGCTGACAACTTATGGAGTCATACAGAATGGTGCTGATGGAAGGTGTCAGATTGTCAACCCTATCTATCTACATCACATTATGCAAGCATTCACCCCCACAGTGAATGGATTGGAGCGGGACTATTTTGCAGAGAACACAACCGGCGAATTTCAAAATTACCTCACGCCGAAAGGACATCTTGAGATAGCACGGCTCCTGGATAACTTCCGGGATTTCATTACACGTGTAGGTTTCAAGATTCTCCAGGTACCCGAAACGCCGCGAGAGTATGTCGGCAGGCATCTCCTTCTTACCTATCTGGACTCGTTTGTCAAAGCAGTAGGCGGAGTCATGTCCTTTGAAGTACCAACAGGAGCAGGCAAAATGGATCTGTGTATCACGCATAACCAGCGGAAATATATTGTTGAAACAAAGATTTGGCGCGGAGATGTCCGCTACCAGATAGGTAAGCAGCAACTTGCAGTATATCTTAAATCAGAAGGTGTGACAGAAGGATATTATGTCGTGTTCGATCACCGCCAAAAACCAGAACCTCGTGTAGAAACGGAAACCATGGCTGGCGTGAGCATTCGGAGTTATATCATTCCTGTCATACAAACAGCCCCTTCAAATGCCAATTGA
- a CDS encoding class I SAM-dependent methyltransferase translates to MAERTDPTQKENHPFYCQYRAVYEYATQFTQGQRVLDLGCGEGYGAHLLAQHAKEVVAVDKDKKTIQQAKQKYDLPNLDFYIQDVSQLHKYFPYTFDVVCCFHLIEYLRTPEYFLEEVAKRLVHPAAVLLISTPNRYSPLRESTSLQSPYHECEYNASEFRNLLSMHFKDVTLYTLQGSSKVQQFQELRAQRIQKIFNYDILKMRHWLPKPLLRLSFDVGGTLLKSFISATYDDLTHGITTADFQVTEVQLYTGLDLIGVCRTPLDTLE, encoded by the coding sequence ATGGCAGAAAGAACAGATCCAACACAAAAAGAGAATCATCCATTTTACTGTCAGTATCGCGCCGTCTATGAATACGCAACACAATTCACACAGGGGCAGCGCGTATTGGACCTCGGATGCGGCGAGGGATACGGTGCCCACCTATTGGCACAACACGCAAAAGAGGTCGTCGCCGTTGACAAAGACAAAAAGACCATACAACAAGCAAAGCAAAAATACGATCTCCCCAATCTCGATTTCTACATCCAAGATGTCTCACAACTTCACAAATATTTTCCTTATACGTTTGATGTCGTCTGCTGTTTTCATCTCATTGAATACCTAAGAACTCCCGAGTATTTCTTGGAGGAAGTCGCCAAACGCTTGGTCCACCCCGCAGCAGTGCTTCTCATTTCAACACCGAATCGATATTCTCCACTTCGGGAGTCTACAAGTCTCCAATCGCCCTATCACGAATGCGAATACAACGCCAGCGAGTTCCGAAATCTTCTTTCAATGCATTTTAAAGATGTGACGCTTTATACACTCCAAGGGAGTTCAAAAGTACAGCAATTTCAAGAGCTCCGGGCACAGCGCATCCAAAAGATTTTCAACTATGATATCCTAAAAATGCGGCACTGGCTCCCCAAGCCACTCTTACGACTGAGTTTTGATGTCGGGGGGACGTTATTAAAATCGTTCATAAGTGCCACGTATGACGACTTGACGCACGGCATCACTACTGCCGATTTTCAGGTCACCGAGGTACAACTCTACACAGGTTTAGACTTAATCGGAGTCTGTCGAACTCCATTGGACACGCTTGAATAA